In Salinisphaera sp. LB1, one genomic interval encodes:
- a CDS encoding ABC transporter permease, with protein sequence MKSQAVAQGSAAHAGTDKPRARDRAVTSATARPAVRRRPRLRLQQSIPRQWYVTLSILGFVLPLLGWELLSRSGVIDNLFLPTPADVVEQAWAWAHGSLAQDTWASILRVTSGFVLAACLGVPLGVFIGSFKAVEGFFQPINDFVRYMPAAAFIPLMILWVGIGEGSKIAIIFIGVFFQIIVMVADVVRQVPGSWLEASYTLGATRGEALRLVIWRGSLPPLINILRVNMGWAWTYLVVAEMVAANKGLGYAILQAQRFMNTATIFAGILIIGVIGLLFDLFFRQLHRRLFPWLH encoded by the coding sequence GCGCATGCCGGCACTGATAAACCTCGCGCACGCGATCGCGCCGTGACATCGGCCACGGCGCGACCGGCGGTTCGTCGTCGCCCGCGGCTGCGGCTGCAGCAATCGATTCCGCGCCAGTGGTATGTCACGTTGTCGATACTGGGTTTCGTGCTGCCGCTGCTGGGCTGGGAGCTGCTATCGCGCAGCGGCGTGATCGACAACCTGTTCCTGCCGACGCCGGCAGACGTGGTCGAGCAGGCCTGGGCCTGGGCGCACGGTTCGCTCGCGCAGGACACCTGGGCCAGCATCCTTCGGGTAACGAGCGGTTTCGTACTGGCCGCCTGTCTGGGCGTGCCACTCGGCGTGTTCATCGGGTCGTTCAAGGCCGTGGAAGGCTTCTTCCAGCCGATCAACGATTTCGTGCGCTACATGCCGGCGGCCGCGTTCATCCCGCTGATGATTCTCTGGGTCGGCATCGGTGAAGGCTCGAAGATCGCGATCATCTTTATCGGCGTGTTCTTCCAGATCATCGTCATGGTGGCCGATGTGGTCCGGCAGGTGCCCGGCAGTTGGCTGGAAGCGTCCTACACTCTGGGTGCGACCCGGGGCGAAGCGCTGCGGCTGGTGATCTGGCGCGGCAGCCTGCCGCCGTTGATCAACATCCTGCGCGTGAATATGGGCTGGGCCTGGACCTATCTGGTGGTGGCCGAAATGGTGGCCGCGAACAAGGGGCTCGGTTACGCGATCCTGCAGGCCCAGCGGTTCATGAATACCGCCACCATCTTCGCCGGGATTCTGATTATCGGCGTGATCGGCCTGCTGTTCGACCTGTTCTTCCGTCAGCTGCACCGGCGGCTGTTCCCCTGGCTGCACTGA